GCGACCGGGCGAAGGCCATGGTCACCGACCAGGAGCAGCGGGCGGAGCAGTGCGAGAAGTGGCTGCACGACTGGTACGGCATGACGACGGAACAGGCCATGGAGAAGGCCCCGGCCGATGCCCGCAAGGCGATGACCGCCCTGCGGCAGGGCATGACGCGGATGACGGACGACCTGCGCAAGGTCGACAAGGGCGAGAAGTTCGACACCGAGTTCGCGCGCCGGATGGTCTCCCTGCACTCCGCCGCCGCCGTCGAGTACTCCGGACCGCAGGTGCGCGCCACGCACCCGGAGCTGCGCGCGGCGGCGGCCTCCGGCATGAACTCCCAGCTCGCCGGGGTCGCCGAGCTGATCGGCTGGCTGACCGGCCAGGTCGCCGACGCCCAGGACATGGGGACACTGCCCACCACGCCGCAGACGCCCGAGATGCCCCAGGGCGCGGCGCACGCCGGTGCCGGCGGCACCCAGGGGCCGGCCGCCCCGCTCGCGGCGGCCGCCGGGGGCGCGCTGCTCGCGGTGGGCGGCGGCTTCGCGGTGACGCTGCTGCGCCGCAGGCGCGCGACCGTACGGCAGCAGGGCTGAGCCCGGCCGCGCTCCGGCCGCTCCCGACCGGAAGGGAGCCGCCGGAGCGCGGTGCCCCGTACGCCGTGCTCAACGAACCGTGCTCAACGAACCGTGCTCAACAAATCGAGACACATGCAAAAGTCTGTACAAGCTCAAAGCAACAAATCTTGACGAGAACGATCGCCGCGCGTACGTTCCGCAACGGCCGCAGGCGCGTGAATTCGGCCTGCACGCCCACCCGTTGGAAGCTCCGCCCCCACCTTCCGCCGAGGAGTGCGCCGTGCACGGAACGAGACCTATTGTCATGCTCAGAACCAGAGTGCGGGGGCGGCTGCTGTCCCTCCTCGCCGTCCTCGGACTCGCCCTGGGCGCCCTGGTCGCCCTCCCCGGGACGGCCCAGGCCGCCGGTTCGCTGCCGTGCGACCTCTACGGCGACGCCGGCACCCCCTGCGTCGCCGCGCACAGCACCGTGCGCGCCCTGTTCTCCTCCTACGACGGCCCTCTGTACCGGGTCACCCGCGTCTCGGACGGCGCCGCCACCGACATCGGGCTGCTGGCACCGGGCGGTTACGCGGACGCCGGGCGCCAGGACACCTTCTGCGGCGGCACCAGCTGCCGTATCACCAGGATCTACGACCAGACCTCGCGCCACAACGACCTCAACCCCGGCCCCGCGGGCACCGCCGGCATGGGCGCGGACCGCGGCGCCGACGCGAGCGAACTCGCCGTCACCGCCGGCGGCCACAAGGTGTACGGCATCTTCACCTCGCCCGGCGTCGGCTACCGCTCCACCGGCGCCGCCTCCGGCGTCGCCGTCGACGGACAGCCCGAGGGCGTCTACATGGTGGCCAGCGGCACCCACGTCGGCTCCGCCTGCTGCTTCGACTACGGCAACGCCGAGAGCACCCCGGCCGACACGGGCAACGGCCACATGGACGCCGTGTCCATCGCCACCACCTGCTACTTCGCCCCCTGCACCGGCTCCGGGCCGTGGGTCGAGGCCGACCTGGAGAACGGCATGTTCCAGGGCGACAACGGCTCCAACACCGCCAACCGCGGCAACAACAGCACGTACGTCACGGCCGTGCTGAAGAACAACGGGCAGACCCGGTACGCGCTCAAGGGCGGCAACTCGCAGACCGGCGGGCTGACCACCTGGTGGGACGGCGCACTGCCCACCCGGGGCGGCTACCAGCCCATGCACCAGGAGGGCGGCATCATCCTGGGCACCGGCGGCGACAACAGCAACTGGAACATGGGCACGTTCTTCGAGGGCGCGATGGTCTCGGGCTACCCGACCGACGCCGTCGAGAACGCGGTCCAGGCGAACATCGTCTCCGTCGGCTACTCCGGCCAGACCAACGTGCCCAACGGCCCCCAGGGCACGATCACCGGCCCCGGCGGCAAGTGCGTCGACGTGGCCGCCGACGACACCGGGGTCAACGGCGCCGCCGTGCAGCTGTGGGACTGCCAGTCCTATGCGGAGGACCAGCACTGGACCCACAACCCCGACGGCTCCCTCTCCACGCTCGGCCGGTGCCTGGACATCGAGAACAACGGCACGGCGAACGGCGCGAAGCTGGAGCTGTGGGACTGCAACGGGGTGGGCGGCCAGAAGTGGGTGCGGCAGGCGGACGGTTCGCTGCGCAACCCGCAGTCCGGGCGCTGCCTGGACTCGCCCAGCGGTGCCACCGGCAACGGCACCCGGCTGCAGATCTACGACTGCAACGGCTCGGCCGCGCAGAAGTTCTCGGTCAACGCCGGTTCGCCGGTGGCCGGTCCGGGCAGCAAGTGCGTGGACGTCGCCGCCGACGACACCGGGGTGAACGGCACCGCCGTACAGCTCTGGGACTGCCAGACCTGGGCCGTCGACCAGCACTGGTACCACGCCTCCGACACCTCGCTGCGCACTCTGGGCCGGTGTCTGGACATCGAGAACAACGGCACGGCCAACGGTGCCAAGGTCGAGTTGTGGGACTGCAACGGGGTGGGCGGCCAGAAGTGGGTGCAGCAGGCGGACGGTTCGCTGCTGAACCCGCAGTCCGGGCGGTGCCTGGACTCGCCCAGCGGCGCCACGGCCAACGGCACGCGGCTGCAGATCTACGACTGCAACGGCTCGGCCGCGCAGAAGTTCGCACTGGGCTGACGGTCGCGGTCCGAGCCGGGGGTACGGCGCCGTCCGGGCGTCGTACCCCCGGTGTGCACATCCCCGGCGGGCGTGCCGCGCTCAGTCGCCGGACCCCGCGCGCACCGCGCGGCCGACCTTCGCGCGCAGGGCGACGAACGCGTCGGAGCCGCGGGTGGCGATCTGGTCGCGCTCGTCGGGGAGTTCGACCGGGAGGTCGAGGACGACGTGGGCGGCGGGGCCGGGGGAGAGGACGACCACCCGGTCGCCGACGTAGACGCTCTCGTCGATGTCGTGGGTGACCAGGACCGTCGTCGTGCCGTCGGCGCGGTGCACCTGAAGGAGCAGATCCTCCAGATCCTCCCGGGTCTGCGCGTCCAGCGAGCCGAAGGGCTCGTCCAGGAGCAGCAGGGCCGGACGGCACACCAACGCCCGGGCCAGCGCCACGCGTTGCTGCATACCGCCGGAGAGCTGCCAGGGGTGGCGCCGGGCGGTGCCGGACAGGCCGACCCGTTCCAGCATCCGCGTGGCCTCGGCGCGCCGCTCGGCGCGGCGCAGGCCGCGGCGGCGCAGCGGCAGGGCGACGTTGTCCAGGACCGTCAGCCAGGGCAGCAGCGAGCGGCCGTAGTCCTGGAAGACGACCGCCAGCCGGTCGGGGACCCCGGTGACCGGCTCCCCGTCGAGACTGATCGTGCCCTCCGTCGCGGGCAGCAGCCCGGCGAGGGTGCGCAGCAGCGTGGACTTGCCGCAGCCCGACGGGCCCACCACGCACAGGAGTTGCCCGTCGGGCACGGTGAGGGTGAGGTCACGCAGCACATGGTGGTCGCCGTAGCGCCGGCCGAGGGAGTCGAGACGCAGCATGCCGGGTTCTCACCCGGCCCAGGGGTCGGTGTAGAGCGCCTCGCCGGTGTCGGCGACCCGTAGGTGCAGCAGGCGCGGGCCGCCCTCGTCACCCGTCCCGCGAGCGCCGCCCCCGTCGTCCGCCGCGAGCACCCGGTCCAGGGCGGCCGGCAGGTCGGCGGGGTGCTCCGCGTACTCCGCCGGGCAGCCGAAGGCCGCGGCCAGGGCCGGGAAGTCGACGCCCCCGATCTCCGTACCGGGCACCGGGGCGATGCCGATACGGCGGCCCAGGCCGCGCACGGCCGCGTAACCGCCGTTGTCCAGGACGACGTAGCTGACGGGCGCCCGGTGGCGGGCGGCGGTCCACAGCGCCTGGACCGAGTAGAGCGCGGACCCGTCGCCGAGTACGCACACCACCCGCCGCCGGTCCGCCAGCGCGCGGCCCACGGCGAGCGGCAGCCCCCAGCCGAGGGCCCCGCTGCCGGTGGTGAGAAATCCTCCGGGGGCCTCGACGGGCACGCGCGCGTGGAGCGCGTCCCGGTGACTGGGCGTCTCCTCGACGAGGACCCGGTCCCGGGGCAGCCGGACGCGCAGCGCGTCGAAGACGTACTCCGCGGTGAGCGCGTCCCCCGGCGTGGCGGGGCCGGGCACCGGGCGGGGCGGGGGCGGTTCCCGGTCGGCGGGTTCCAGCAGCGTGGTGAGGTGGGTCAGGGCCGGCCTGAGCGTGGTGACGAGGCTGGTGCCGGTCGGCAGCCAGGCCGCCTGCGCCGGATCGCAGTCCAGGTGGAACAGCTCGGTCCCCGGCCGCAGCGGCGGGCCGTCCCCGGCCACGTGGTACGTGAACACCGGCGCCCCGAGCGCGACCACCACGTCGTACCCGGCGAGGCGGTCCGCCAGTCGACCGGGGACCGGCGGCAGGAACCCCTGGAAGAGCGGGTGCCGTTCGGGGAAGCCGGAGCGGCCGGAGAGTGGGCTGATCCACACCGCCGCCCGGGTCCGCTCGGCCAGCGCGACGGCCTCGGGCAGCGCCCCCTCGTCGTCCACGCCCGGACCGACGACCAGCGCGGGGCGGGCGCACCCGGCGAGGCGGGCGGCCAGCGCGGACAGCGCGTCCGGGTCCGCGGTGAAGCCGCTGTGCACCGTGCGCGGGAGGACGGGTTCCGCGGGCCGGTCCCAGTCGTCCTCGGGGACGGAGACGAACACCGGCCCGCGCGGCGGCGTCATCGCGATGCGGTGGGCCTCGGCCAGCGCGGCGGGCACGTCGGCGGCCCGCTCGGGCTGACGGGAGAACTTGACGTACGGGCGCGGGAAGCGGGCCGGTTCGTCCGCGCCCAGGAACGGCCGGAGTCGGAGCAGGGAGCGCGACTGCTGGCCCGCGACGATCACCAGTGGGACGCGGTCGCGGTAGGCGTTGAACACGGCGCCGAGCGCGTGTCCGACGCCACCGGCCGAGTGCAGGCTGACGAAGGCGGCGCGCCCGGTGCCCAGGGCGTGGCCCGCGGCCATGGCGACCGCCGTGGACTCCTGGAGCCCCAGCACGTAGGCGAAGTCCTCGGGCCAGTAGCGGAACATGCGCAGTTCCGTCGAGCCGGGGTTGCCGAAGACGGTCGTCATGCCGGTGTCGCGCAGGAAGCCCGTGACGGCCTCCCGCACGGTGCTTCCCTCCGGCGTGCCCTCATCGCGCCCGTCCGAGATGTTCATACGCCTCTTCCCCCGTTCCTCTCCCTGCCGCCGAGGAGCCGTCCCTCCGCCGCCAGCAGGCCGGTGTTGAGCAGGTGACCGAGCACGCCGAGCAGGAGCAGCACCGCCCACACGGTGAGCAGGTCCGAGCGCGACTGTGCGTCGGTGAGGGCGAAGCCGATGCCGTTCGCGGTGCCCGGCAGCAGCTCCGAGAAGACCATGAGGATGAGGCAGAGCGACAGGCTCAGCCGCAGCCCCGCGAAGATCCGCGGCAGCGCGGAGGGCAGCAGCAGGAACCACAGCCGCTCCAGCGGCGTCAGCCGCAGCACCGCGGCCACGTCGAGCCGCAGCGGGTCCGTGGCGCGCGCGCCCTCCGCCGTGTTGACCAGCACCGGCCAGAGGGCGCTGAACGCGATCGACGCGAGCTGCATCGGCGTACCGAAGTCGAACACGACGACGAACACGGGCACCAGGGCCGGGGGCGGGACCGCCCGCGCGAACTGCAGCACCGGGTCGCACAGCGC
The DNA window shown above is from Streptomyces sp. NBC_00670 and carries:
- a CDS encoding ABC transporter permease; the encoded protein is MDAGPPPGGGRVSGGGGARGLLLRLGVPVLAAAVWQAVTAAHRSVYFPPPVRIVRHAYDLWFSGPVRHVFLTRAAVDDVLPSLGRLAAGFLLAAVAGIALGMAVGRSPRVYALCDPVLQFARAVPPPALVPVFVVVFDFGTPMQLASIAFSALWPVLVNTAEGARATDPLRLDVAAVLRLTPLERLWFLLLPSALPRIFAGLRLSLSLCLILMVFSELLPGTANGIGFALTDAQSRSDLLTVWAVLLLLGVLGHLLNTGLLAAEGRLLGGRERNGGRGV
- a CDS encoding ABC transporter ATP-binding protein, producing the protein MLRLDSLGRRYGDHHVLRDLTLTVPDGQLLCVVGPSGCGKSTLLRTLAGLLPATEGTISLDGEPVTGVPDRLAVVFQDYGRSLLPWLTVLDNVALPLRRRGLRRAERRAEATRMLERVGLSGTARRHPWQLSGGMQQRVALARALVCRPALLLLDEPFGSLDAQTREDLEDLLLQVHRADGTTTVLVTHDIDESVYVGDRVVVLSPGPAAHVVLDLPVELPDERDQIATRGSDAFVALRAKVGRAVRAGSGD
- the mdlC gene encoding benzoylformate decarboxylase, whose protein sequence is MNISDGRDEGTPEGSTVREAVTGFLRDTGMTTVFGNPGSTELRMFRYWPEDFAYVLGLQESTAVAMAAGHALGTGRAAFVSLHSAGGVGHALGAVFNAYRDRVPLVIVAGQQSRSLLRLRPFLGADEPARFPRPYVKFSRQPERAADVPAALAEAHRIAMTPPRGPVFVSVPEDDWDRPAEPVLPRTVHSGFTADPDALSALAARLAGCARPALVVGPGVDDEGALPEAVALAERTRAAVWISPLSGRSGFPERHPLFQGFLPPVPGRLADRLAGYDVVVALGAPVFTYHVAGDGPPLRPGTELFHLDCDPAQAAWLPTGTSLVTTLRPALTHLTTLLEPADREPPPPRPVPGPATPGDALTAEYVFDALRVRLPRDRVLVEETPSHRDALHARVPVEAPGGFLTTGSGALGWGLPLAVGRALADRRRVVCVLGDGSALYSVQALWTAARHRAPVSYVVLDNGGYAAVRGLGRRIGIAPVPGTEIGGVDFPALAAAFGCPAEYAEHPADLPAALDRVLAADDGGGARGTGDEGGPRLLHLRVADTGEALYTDPWAG
- a CDS encoding DUF305 domain-containing protein — its product is MAISLARRVTVVAACTASLVLTGGTAAWSAPAATVVAAPHGGPAPRGGDTEDRAPMPADPMAYELGRTLASLDARNLETTFLAQIVAQYRTVVDMAELEVERGADTAVRDRAKAMVTDQEQRAEQCEKWLHDWYGMTTEQAMEKAPADARKAMTALRQGMTRMTDDLRKVDKGEKFDTEFARRMVSLHSAAAVEYSGPQVRATHPELRAAAASGMNSQLAGVAELIGWLTGQVADAQDMGTLPTTPQTPEMPQGAAHAGAGGTQGPAAPLAAAAGGALLAVGGGFAVTLLRRRRATVRQQG
- a CDS encoding arabinofuranosidase catalytic domain-containing protein yields the protein MLRTRVRGRLLSLLAVLGLALGALVALPGTAQAAGSLPCDLYGDAGTPCVAAHSTVRALFSSYDGPLYRVTRVSDGAATDIGLLAPGGYADAGRQDTFCGGTSCRITRIYDQTSRHNDLNPGPAGTAGMGADRGADASELAVTAGGHKVYGIFTSPGVGYRSTGAASGVAVDGQPEGVYMVASGTHVGSACCFDYGNAESTPADTGNGHMDAVSIATTCYFAPCTGSGPWVEADLENGMFQGDNGSNTANRGNNSTYVTAVLKNNGQTRYALKGGNSQTGGLTTWWDGALPTRGGYQPMHQEGGIILGTGGDNSNWNMGTFFEGAMVSGYPTDAVENAVQANIVSVGYSGQTNVPNGPQGTITGPGGKCVDVAADDTGVNGAAVQLWDCQSYAEDQHWTHNPDGSLSTLGRCLDIENNGTANGAKLELWDCNGVGGQKWVRQADGSLRNPQSGRCLDSPSGATGNGTRLQIYDCNGSAAQKFSVNAGSPVAGPGSKCVDVAADDTGVNGTAVQLWDCQTWAVDQHWYHASDTSLRTLGRCLDIENNGTANGAKVELWDCNGVGGQKWVQQADGSLLNPQSGRCLDSPSGATANGTRLQIYDCNGSAAQKFALG